TAACACCATTTTTTTCGCCTTTTTCCAGTAACTCATTCAATTTCTTCAGTTCATCTAAAGAGTCTCTGGCAACCACCAGAGAGCCTGTTCGCTTTAGAGGTACACCAAGTTTTTCGGATAACTCGTCATAAAGCTGATTGCCATGATAACATAAGCTTGCACGTAAACTGCCGGGAGGATCATCGTATCCACCATGCACTATGGCGGAGTTGGCCTTTGTGACACCTTGACCAAAATCGCTTCTTTTTTCGATCAATATGACCTCAACCTCGTAGTGAGAGAGCTCATAGGCGAGTAATGCCCCTACAATACCTCCACCGATTATGGCTATCTTCATAACAATCCCTCCAATAAAAAAACCACGCCAATACTGGCGTGGTTCTCTCTTATCCTCTACCACTTTTTATATGTTACCACAAATGTGTTATTATTCCAAACGTAGGAGGGATAGAATGCTTAAAAAGATCATAGCAGCATTGTGGGAAAGTTCAATACACCCCAAAGAAATTCCTGTTGATACGGTTTTTTTGTTGTCAGGAAACCTCCAGGAAATTGGAAAAGATGTGACAAGGTTTATTTCTGCCGGCAAAAAAGTATATGTGGATATTGACTTCATCGCTGGATTGAACCCCGATTCATATGGAATTAGATACCTTAAATCGCTGGGAATCAACGGGATTATCACCGCAAAAATGTACACTTACCGTCAATCTCAACAAGCGGGTGTTCCTGCGCTCTTGCGCTTTTTTGCGCTGGATTCACGGGCTGTTGAAAAGGGGATTGAGCAGATACTCAAAAATAGAATAGAAGCAGTTGAGATCCTTCCAGGAATTGTAGCCTGCAAAATCGCCCAGCGTATACGGGAGCTTGTCGGCAACATAAACATTGTGGCTGCGGGATTGATCGACAGTGAAAGCGAAGTAAGGACATTACTTCGGTGTGTAGATGCTATTTCCACCAGTAAAAGAAAATTGTGGAGCTGCGAACTTCCCCACCTTAGAGAAAGCGGAGCTTCCCACTTCAACCAACCGTGACTCACAGACCCAGTAGTAGAATCGTTTCCGCGATCAGAAGGTAACAGCATATTTTAAAATTATAGAAGACATGGTCTTCTTTCAATGCAAGTTGATAAAGAAAAAAGCGGAGCCCTTCGGCTCCGCTTTTTCTCACATTATCTTACCGGTTTCGATATCGAAGAATTTAAGCCCCTGATCTGTTGAAAGCAGGAGAACTTTCCCGCTTCCACCGACCGTAATGCTTAAAAGTCTTCCTGAAATTTTTACATCGTCAATAACCTTAGGATTCGATGGATCTCTGACGTCAATTATGGAGAGTCCTTTATCGGTCACAGCATACAGTGTGTTTCC
This genomic interval from Kosmotoga pacifica contains the following:
- a CDS encoding glycerol-3-phosphate responsive antiterminator; this translates as MLKKIIAALWESSIHPKEIPVDTVFLLSGNLQEIGKDVTRFISAGKKVYVDIDFIAGLNPDSYGIRYLKSLGINGIITAKMYTYRQSQQAGVPALLRFFALDSRAVEKGIEQILKNRIEAVEILPGIVACKIAQRIRELVGNINIVAAGLIDSESEVRTLLRCVDAISTSKRKLWSCELPHLRESGASHFNQP